CTATTTTATGTAACTTTACCATACAACACCATTGAGCCTACAAAAATCACAAGGCATTGTCTTAACTATGCAAAACACAGAACTTTAGCTTTTTGTGCAGGACTAATATCTTGATATggcctgatttttttttgtaaattaacaaAATTTTTAATTATTCTCTTGAAAACCTACAGCCCATAACAGTTTGAGCCTACGTGGTAGCTGGTGTTCCCTGAGGACTAGCCAATACATGGTAACGTCAAAAGCTGAAAGATGATCATTCAGCATGAATTTATGTATACGGTAAATCTAAGGACACTATAACGTTACTGACACTATGACTGTTACGGACAACTCGTGTTTATTGTGAGGTGAAAGTATTTGAGTTAGGTTGGTCTTTCCCTTATTGATTTAAGTTATTCAAATTAAAGTGCAGCTGAGTAGATTGTGGACATGCAGAGACGTCCCTAAAGAGAACATGGTACAGCTAGCTAACGAACAGCAAGCCTGATTTGTCCAAGctcaacgttaacgttacacatTAGACAGTTAGGGCGAGCGCGCTATATAGCGTTATTtatctagctaacgttagttgggCCTAAACAGCACCACGCATTAATGTGAGTTTGACAAGCATAAGacgtcaaaatgtaaaaaatacatacagtgtCATTGGCTGTAAAACCACCTCTAATAAACTCATTGATGTGAACCAGTTTCCCCGGTAAACAGGCCTCGCTGCCATTGCTAAGCTAACATTTGCGTGGTTCAGTCCTTTAGGTTGACATTAGCAAATACTAGCTACAACACTATAGATGTAGCTAGCTCGTTGACGTTAACGTAGCTAATTAATGACAAACCGAGAATAACCTTGGTCATATATTTTGCACGCTGATGAGATGACAAACAATGTCGTGCAGTGACAGCAACATAAACAGGATAGAGGACGAGTTTGCTCTACTGACCTAGTTTTGGGATAGTTACGGTCAAACGCTGAGACATGAGCCAAAAAAACACCAGCTGCGCTTCTATTTTTCTAGTAACGCTAAATCTCAATCCCGTGCATGTTGGTGGAAACCTAGCGATAGCATTGATTCATTTACCTGCCGGTTCGCCTCTCGCTGTGTCACCGCCGCCAGCCGCTGTATTCCTGTCCGACATGGCTGAAGCCGGAGCCGGTGCACTGGGGCCAAGGACTCCAATGCATGGATCAAGCCGTCGACTACTCCCGGACGTTGCTATGGTAATAGGACAGGTTGTGGGGAAGCCGAGAAGGCGACAGGGTTTCGTAAAAGTCCCCTATTATGTTCCCTgtatgaagaaataaaaagaagaggGCGCACAAAAATGCACCGAGGTAGCTTGTGCAATCAGGACAGAGTAAAGAAATGGACATTGTCGCCTCCTTCCGGCGCACCAGAGTTACAGCAGCTTCGTCGATCCTATGCATGGATGTGTTCCCCTATTCTGCAATGAACCCATGCCGTGGATAGATGCCGCTTCTTCTTGTGATGACATTTGTATGGTGGCCGAATATGGGgtgccgtttgtaaagcggctaaCGCGGAAAATAAGAGCAACATTATGTCACATTTAGCGtcaaacaatctttaaaaaactggAATGAATTTTTGAGGgtcaaatatattataatatatatatatatatattatatatatatatatatattatatatataacatcTGTGTGCTAAGaaaggaggattaaaaaaaaaaaaaaactttgtatgGCAAGCACATGGGCACAGAATGTTATGACTCATAGAATGTCATGACATCACCATCAAAGGCATCATAAAGGTACATGTAAGCCTATATATATCTATGCAAAGGCGTCAGATCAAAGTAAAATAGGCTAGTCATGAATCGCCGCTCCTACACAAACATCACTTGACAGCAGTTGTAGGCAGTTAATTTACTTCGCAGACCCGTGAACTAGGCACAAtagtttatttctgttgtcattttcagcCATAACTGTAACTTAAGTATAGGCTCTAGATAAACATTGTGGTCTGTTCTGTGTTACTTAGCTAGTCTTTGATTAACCAAATCTAGCCTTACGAACAGCATCATCTCACCACTGGTCAGATGAACTTAGTTTAggtgttgtcattttctttagtctgtggcCCAACAGATAAATTAGGTCTCCAACCTAATGTTAGTGAAGGTGTTAAATTTTATGTACGGGATACAGGATTTTTCTACCCTTTAGTTATTAGAAACTAACATTGTGATTGGGGCTGACGTTACAGGCCTTTACTCAGAATTTATTTCAGCTGTGAAACAAGCTGTTATTCAAAGGGTTTTGAGGACATCTAAGAGAAATGAAGAAAGCGGTTAAGAAGAGTCACAAGATGTTTCAAGATCTTTACCACACTGCTCCGTGCTCTCCAGAGATTGAGAACTCACATCTCTTGTATGTGCCTGAGAAGCCTCAGGGGCTGGCATTACCCAAAGTGAGGACTGAGGATGACAGGGTAAAGGAGATACCTAAATTGGAGATAAAAGAAATAAGGGAGGTCAGGGAGAAAAAATGCAGAAGAAAGCTGGAGGAGGAAAAGTTGGGTTTGATTGAGAAGAATGAGAATAGTACTGAGGATGATAGGGTGAAGGAGATACCTAAATTGGAGATAAAGGAAATAAGGGAGGTTAGGGAGAGAAAATGCAGAAGAAAGCTGAAAGAGGAAAAGTTGGGTTTGATCGAGAAGAATGAAAATAGGACTGCCAAGTATGTGGACCAACTTGAATGTCTGGAGCAAACAAATCAAGCGGAGATTGAGCATCTGAGAGAAGAAGTGCTGCGTTTAAAGGAGGCTCAAGAAGACAAAGATATACTCATACAGAAGGTTGCTCAACTTGAATGTCTGGAGCAAATAAATCAAGCAGAGATTAACCGTCTGGCGGAAACAGTAAATATCTTAGAACCTTGTGCGGTCCAATTTCAATGTCTCCAGGATACAAGCCAAGCAGAAATTAACCACCTGAATGAAGAGCTGAATAAACGTAAGCTTTATTTAAACCAAGCTCATCAAGACAAAGATGAGCTAAGACAGAAGGTGGCCAGACTTGAACACAATGATAAGATACTGCAGACAAAGATCATAAACCTATTGGCAACAGTGCAGGATTGTGAGGAAAGGGAGAACTCTCTGACCAAGCAGAATAAGACCATTAGTGATGAACTAGCCAGGCTTGAATCTCACACAGACAAAATGCAGGCAGAGGACAATAATTTGTGGGCAGAAATTCAAGATCTGCAGGAAAAAGAGAATATCCTAACTGAGAAGAACCAGAGCCTGAGTGATGAGGTGGCCCTCCTTGAATCTCTGAAAGAGAAACATCAAGTAAAGATTGAACATCTATCTGAAGAAGTGCATGATCTTCAACGTCGAGTAAGAGAAGCTCAGTATGTTTGCAAGGATAAAGATGAGGAAATTAGCCTACAGAACCGGACTAATGATAAATATCTGACAGAAATAAACAAACTGAGACTAGCACTGCATGGTTCTCAGGAAAACGAAGTCTTTCTGAAGGAGCAGAATGAGAGTGTCACCGAGAAGTTGGCTCCACTTGAGTCcctgacagtaaaacaaaatgagaagATTGAAAACCTGAAGAAAGATCTGCAAGCTCTTCAGTACCAAGTAAAGGATGCTGAGCAAAGCATCTTTATGAAGGATGAGATAATAACTAAGCAATCCCACAACCTTGCTTATAAGAATGAAGATTTAGAGGAAATTAACAACCTAATAAGCAATTTTAAACAAACAATCTCTGATCTTGAAGAGCAGCTAGAGACAAAGCAGGAGGATGGGATACTAGCTGGCGTTGAGAATTTCCAAGAAGAATATAGGATTGGAGCGAAGGATAAAGACTCACCTGATGAGCAGAGCAATGAGAACCTCCCCGAGGCTACACTTGAGGAACAGAGTGGTGAGGACCCCTGCAGGACTACACCTGAGGAGAAAAACGATGAGATCATCCTGGGGACTCCTGCTGCTCAGGCTGAGACCAGAAGCTGGTGGGGTCGCTGTACTAAAGGGACACTGAAAGCATGTTGGCATGTTGGCTTAATCACTGGTGTTATGGTTATTGCCACCATGGGTGTACTGACAAGCACAGGGAACGCCAACTGCAATGCACACTGCAACTGCAACCTGTGGGACTATGTCCACAGCCTGCTACAGCCGACCTGCAACGGCCTTCCCAGGCTGCCTTATCCCTTCTGAACAGTGAAGGGtaacatatgtatgtataaatataagtcatgaatatgaaatatattcataatttatatttatttagcaGGGCAACATGGTGGTGCAGTGGTGATCACTGTCACCTAACAGGAGGAAAAAGGCAGAAGAGGTGCTTGCACGCCACGCAACAACAAATGGATCATTGCAGTgatgtcagaatcagaatcagaatcaaaaatactttattgatccccaaagggaaactctgtgttgcagttgcacaaatagtataaatatcagagtagaaatataaataaagaaatataaggagtgggGATATATACGgcatttacatagttaaaggaatgttatgatacagtatttacataattaccaTAATTAAGaagttgcaatggtgaaaagtaataatccagctaccaatccacactccgtactaaccctccggttcccaacccaactccctacggactgagctactgccaccccgtGCATGGGTTTGTTATCTTGCACTCCTGAGTGCAAATCAAGTTTCCCATCTGGAATGATAAAATGACTGCACTGGGCTGATTGTAGTGTTTAGCCAAGGtacaaaacatattttgcatattttgcGATGCAATATCTGTATTTGTAGTGCAATGTGACAGGTATTGCATGTAAAATGAAGGTAAATGGTAGATTTTATGGTGGTGTGAGGAAGATGAGTTGGAGCCTGACGAAGAATCAGCTTGTTCCAATAAATGTGGAAAAGTAGCACATCACAAATTCCAAGTCGAGAAGGACAAAATACTCCCAATACCCATGTTGGCCTTTTCACTTTAGAGTGATCTAAAGGGGGATTCTAGATCTACCTCTCAATGAATGGTCACATTTAAGGTGTTGGGGGTttgaaaacattacaaaaaaaaacattgatctCTGGGCCAGTTTCTTAAAACCTCACCTCTTCTAGTAACCATCATAATTTTCTCAATCCCACAGAACTTTTATGAAGAGGGTAAACCATGATTTGCTTTACTATAATATGTTACAgggtgatgaggtgaggacccaaatgcagagaggaggaggaggcaggggCAGGTATAcggtacaaaaacaaaaaacaatccacaagcaAAAACACAGACCAAGCATCCAAGGGACAATCCAAAAAGTCCACAAGTCCTAAATCCACAGGGGTCCCGGGAACAATGGCAAGGAAACAGAAAGGGAAACTTATTGGGGATACTGGGAGCAGGGACGGGAAGCAGGGACGGGAAGCAGGGATGGGGAGCAGGGACGGGGAGTAGGGACGGGAAGCAGGGACGGGGAGCAGGGACGGGAAGCAGGGACGGGGAGCAGGGACGGGAAGCAGGGACGGGGAGCAGGGACGGGAAGCAGGGACGGGAAGCAGGGATGGGGAGCAGGGACGGGGAGCAGGGACGGGAAGCAGGGACGGGGAGCAGGGACGGGGAGCAGGGACGGGAAGCAGGGACGGGGAGCAGGGACGGGGAGCAGGCGGCAGGACGAGGCTCCAACAAGCAGACGAACCAGGCTGCATGCAGCAACAAGATAATCTGACAAAAGACAAGCGAAGCACAGACCTTAAATACCCAaagtaacgaggtaacgagagacaggtgacgagagggcagggaatcaggtggaaaacatcaatcaatcaacaatcATAAGAGCGGGAAGGCACAGGAAGTAAAGCTAGAggcaagacgagacaaaaaagacttcaaaataaaacaggaaacagaacaagcaGACACCCAGGGGAACACAAGAGGGGACCAACAATACAGGACTGGGGAgaaaactaacacaaaaacacaaggaggccagagaaagggaagaaataaacccaaacaaaaaccccaaaccacaacaataatGATTAGCAATTGAATTGCATAAACCCTATTTTCTGTACACAATATGTAAATCACATGAATTGacttacattttataaattttGTCGGCCATGGGGTGTTGTGTTGAGTCATATTTTTGTACATGATcgtattttaaaatgtagttgCTATCCTAAATGAGAAAAGGGGTGGGAAGGTGATTATTAAATAAAGATTATTCTGCTTAAGCCACACGCCAGTGTCTCTTGAGTATTAGATACGAGATCAGAGCGAGAGGTGGTGTTAGCACGTTGTCTGAATAGATTTAGAGGTATAACTTCTTTCCTTGAACCGTTTAGCcatggtttttgtttgttttttaatgtttaaacatTGTGGATATTGTCAATGCGTAACTCAACAAAATAGATAACATAAACATTTGTAGACATTTAAATGCTTAAAAGTTACATATTATACCTTAAAGTTGTCAGTCATGTCTGGTCATAGGGGGAGGGTACATCTTGTTCTTAGCATCCCCTGCGTCACCCTGAGGTCAAGTGAGTCCTCAGTCTCCCACTGACTAAACACAGATGTGCCGGTGCTGTTCCCCCGGAGAAAAGCCCTTCTCTTCCACCCCAAAGTCAAGGAATTTCTCAAGTTAGTTTTAGTTCCACAGTGGGTGGACAACATAATTATGTACAGTGTATTGATTGTATGTCTGTAGAATTATTACATGTGACTTCTTCTTTCAAACACTAGATGGTAGGCACGGCTTACTCTGAAATTGAAAGACGTAGGGACAAAACGTCCTTGCCTTCACATCCAGATATTACACTCAGAAAAATGGTGCATCACAAGTCCACAGAATACTTTAAACCAACTGTTTGCCAAATTCACTAATTGCATTATTGTGGTTTAGGTGAATTTTTACGTATTCCACAAGACTGACAAGTTGAATATTTAGCTGAGTTACATCTGGGAGTGTTTGGTTACattgtttcttgttttgtttgccaTTGTAATGCGTGTGACTTTTTGTTAGTCTGCCATGTAATCATCACTCCACTGTTATTCACAatcttaattaaaataaatgtcattgAAGCATTAAAGGTCTTGCTGGCTGATTTGATATTTTCTCAATTGTATTCATTTTCTTAACCCGAACACTGTTCTAAAGACCGCTTACTGTAATACACCTCATAAAAAATCTATGTAAATCAAGTATACATGTATTTTCTGAAGGCAGTTCCATTTTGTTTCCTGTAATGGAGCTGTGGTATTTCTGGTACAAAGGACCTTATTTATTGAAAGATTTATTGGGTATCAAGCTCTCGGTTTCTTTATGGAGTGCATAAACAGCTGGAGGACCAGTATCACCCTGAGCAGTTGCTTTGCAACAACCCATCCCTAAATTAGACTCTAAGGTCTCATGCCACACCATCCAGTCAACTGTTTAAATTTGAAATTATCACTGAAAGGCTGCACATTTGATCAtcttgaaagaaagaaatttcTCCCTATTGGCAAAATGAGCATTTCAGGGAAATACTCATCAGTGTCAAATATGAGATATGGTATTCTTGCTAAGTCCATAAACAATACAGTTTCATGACCGCAGTTGTGATTCCTGTCTCTCTGTTAGAAATGCAGAAATTTCAAATTTGCGAGAATGTAAACCTGGAACCTGATGGCTCTGTCTTAggtttagggctgcacaattaatcgcaattggatcaaaattgcaatatggactagtgcaagaTCCAAATTGCAGGGGGGTGCAATTtttgttaatggcaaaatatgtcaaaccattctgaattcagttttgtggtgctgcagagatgccCTGTCCTACAAATCGTATcctttggtacagatccttggaaaaaaaatcacactaaaataatttttatttctttcaatgTAATCATTTTCAATATAAACAAgtataatgatacaaaaacgacaattccctccaatattgtcAATTGCagtcgcaatatcagtcaaaaataatcgcaattagatattttccttatatcatgcagccctactTAGGTTTCACCTGCTCCCATTTTACACCACAGCAGTCCAGTTTGTCCCCGTCTCTCCTCAATGCAACTTGTGAAGCTCATGCATATTTAACTCTTCAGGCTGCTATCAGATGAACCTAACTAGCTGAAGGGGTGGTGCTGGgggaaatgatgatgatgatgatgatgatgatgatgatgatggtggtgcgCAAAGCGAGGGGGTTGGGTTTTGAAAAACCAGTACACCTGCCCCTCCTCACCAGAAATAAATGTGTTATGAGATGGAGAGATCTAAGCGGTTCATTCAGATCAGCTGCAGACACAAGGTGGCTCGCAATGTCTAGAGATTAAAACCTGGATTCTACACTTTCATTTaatctccttccttccttccttattTATCACTATTTCTCTAAAGTGGACCTGTAAAGGATGAAACAAGTTCCAGAAGCTCTGGCTGCATGGTACTTTGGACATTGAGGAATACTTTAACATCATCCTCACCTCTACTTCTCCACTGAGTCCTCACCCCAGAGAAAAGTGGAGAGAAAAAGTCCGTCTTTCCTCAGAGGGACCCGTGGCGCCACTCAAAGGTGGAGCCAACCCCCGGTGCCACAAGCTCAGAAAGGATGATGAACCGCTTCTAGTGgattcttttctctttgtcagaACAGAGTGTATTGGTGAGGTTTCAAGACACTGTTTTCAACGGGGGAGaggaaacagagacacaaaaatgcCTTTTAGTGGGTTGGCAGGTTTGAAGGAACAGGTGCTTAAGCCTGGGAAGGAGGAAGTGAAAAGCACAGTGGGGGACTCCCTAGGAAAACTGCAAAGGTGAGAGGGTTTGTATAAAGAATGTTGGGAAGGAGACAGGAAGactgcgtgtgtagggtgttTGATCCAcactcaatgtttttttttagatgttgttGGACTGCATGGAATAAGCACTTCACTCATAATTCACATATTGTACATGTCCATGTATTACATT
This genomic stretch from Etheostoma spectabile isolate EspeVRDwgs_2016 chromosome 8, UIUC_Espe_1.0, whole genome shotgun sequence harbors:
- the LOC116693697 gene encoding ERC protein 2 codes for the protein MLRLKEAQEDKDILIQKVAQLECLEQINQAEINRLAETVNILEPCAVQFQCLQDTSQAEINHLNEELNKRKLYLNQAHQDKDELRQKVARLEHNDKILQTKIINLLATVQDCEERENSLTKQNKTISDELARLESHTDKMQAEDNNLWAEIQDLQEKENILTEKNQSLSDEVALLESLKEKHQVKIEHLSEEVHDLQRRVREAQYVCKDKDEEISLQNRTNDKYLTEINKLRLALHGSQENEVFLKEQNESVTEKLAPLESLTVKQNEKIENLKKDLQALQYQVKDAEQSIFMKDEIITKQSHNLAYKNEDLEEINNLISNFKQTISDLEEQLETKQEDGILAGVENFQEEYRIGAKDKDSPDEQSNENLPEATLEEQSGEDPCRTTPEEKNDEIILGTPAAQAETRSWWGRCTKGTLKACWHVGLITGVMVIATMGVLTSTGNANCNAHCNCNLWDYVHSLLQPTCNGLPRLPYPF